In a genomic window of Phragmites australis chromosome 14, lpPhrAust1.1, whole genome shotgun sequence:
- the LOC133890031 gene encoding QWRF motif-containing protein 2-like — protein sequence MASTMLDAAVSAPRPDLTGRRRRSDALSNANAGSVAAAISNANANAGAAAPKSKAKTVASRYLAPSSKPTSISSAVRSSSATPPAPRRPTSTERSRQVLPNAVTAGAAASSGSATTTTRTLAVAFQSPTYSLDTSRVRSVSPAAVAAITPEKRRSSTAGTDVRGKVSDGGQNTYRWPASATAAPCAYDGRALAKSLKYSALNKKAIAAMRSRAFDGTPRRASVDGANEYLQALSSETDSASSGGSRDGGADKPGTASGPRPSPRSIISSSARFSRDAVGTRSDRFAYPATPFSSRTSAVASPAPMKKRSLFNGLLSSPFSRPSLKLPSPSKPVASSFGRTASPSKARGSTETSGSAGKLQGKASSTNCVLNGDTKVKPSGVAKAEEEHQLRLLYTRHLQWRLANAQAGAALSSQTMAAEKTICGAWIAILRMRKSVAIRKLQLQLRLNNCKLMAVMRGQVKYLEEWSSLEREYANSLSGTTQALNATILRLPVTDGAMADIQAVKNAVASAVHVMQTIGNSTSTQVSKLARTNVLVSQLAGVTIQELVLMAQCRELLSTLASMHVKCSSLQGQRIQLNQTRLRRFQ from the exons ATGGCATCTACAATGCTCGACGCCGCCGTCTCCGCGCCTCGGCCGGACCTGACCGGGCGCCGCCGTCGCTCTGACGCGCTCTCCAACGCCAATGCCGGCTCGGTCGCCGCCGCGATCTCTAATGCCAATGCTAATGCCGGCGCCGCGGCGCCCAAGTCCAAGGCCAAGACCGTCGCCTCCCGCTACCTCGCCCCCTCTTCGAAACCCACTTCCATCTCCAGCGCTGTCCGCTCCTCCTCCGCGACGCCCCCTGCCCCGAGGCGGCCCACGTCCACCGAACGGTCGCGTCAAGTGCTGCCCAACGCCGtcaccgccggcgccgcggctTCCAGTGGGAGCGCGACCACGACAACGAGAACGCTCGCGGTCGCGTTCCAGAGCCCGACCTACTCCTTGGACACCAGCAGGGTGAGGTCCGTGTCGCCTGCTGCGGTGGCCGCGATCACGCCAGAGAAGAGGAGGTCCAGTACTGCAGGCACAGATGTACGGGGCAAGGTGTCAGACGGAGGCCAAAACACATACCGGTGGCCAGCGTCGGCGACCGCGGCGCCGTGCGCGTACGACGGCCGCGCGCTCGCCAAGAGCCTCAAGTACTCTGCTCTGAACAAGAAGGCGATAGCCGCCATGCGGTCGAGGGCGTTCGACGGGACGCCGCGGCGCGCGTCTGTGGACGGCGCGAACGAGTACCTGCAGGCGCTATCCTCCGAGACCGACAGCGCGTCGTCCGGCGGTTCGCGGGACGGCGGCGCCGACAAACCTGGCACCGCCTCCGGACCGCGCCCGTCTCCGAGGAGCATCATCAGCTCCTCCGCGAGGTTCTCGCGGGACGCCGTGGGGACCCGCTCCGACCGGTTCGCCTACCCGGCCACGCCGTTCTCGTCACGCACCTCTGCCGTCGCCTCGCCTGCTCCAATGAAGAAGAGGTCACTGTTCAACGGCTTGCTGTCCTCGCCGTTTAGCAGGCCGTCTCTTAAACTGCCGTCGCCAAGCAAGCCGGTGGCCAGCTCGTTCGGCAGGACAGCGAGCCCGTCAAAGGCGCGGGGCTCCACGGAGACGTCCGGCTCTGCTGGGAAGCTGCAGGGCAAGGCTTCTTCTACAAATTGCGTCTTGAACGGCGACACGAAGGTGAAGCCTTCTGGGGTGGCCAAGGCCGAGGAGGAGCACCAGCTGAGACTACTCTACACCAGGCATTTGCAGTGGCGGCTCGCCAATGCGCAGGCTGGAGCTGCGCTTTCTTCGCAGACGATGGCTGCAGAG AAAACCATCTGTGGTGCATGGATTGCTATCCTGAGGATGCGCAAATCGGTCGCCATTAGAAAGTTGCAGCTGCAGTTGCGTCTAAACAACTGCAAGCTCATGGCAGTTATGAGAGGACAA GTGAAATACCTGGAAGAATGGTCCTCATTGGAGAGGGAGTATGCTAATTCTTTATCAGGAACAACACAGGCTCTGAATGCTACCATTCTGCGCCTTCCCGTCACTGATGGAGCAATG GCAGATATCCAAGCTGTTAAAAATGCTGTTGCCTCTGCAGTTCATGTCATGCAGACCATAGGAAACTCCACAAGCACTCAAGTATCTAAG TTAGCCCGGACAAATGTCTTGGTGTCTCAGCTCGCCGGAGTTACCATCCAAGAACTCGTTCTGATGGCGCAGTGCAGAGAGTTGCTGTCCACACTAGCATCAATGCAC GTGAAGTGCAGCAGCCTACAAGGGCAGAGGATACAGCTGAACCAAACAAGGCTTAGGCGTTTTCAGTAG